The Cryptococcus neoformans var. neoformans B-3501A chromosome 4, whole genome shotgun sequence genome has a window encoding:
- a CDS encoding 40S ribosomal protein S21 (Match to ESTs gb|CF193418.1|CF193418, gb|CF192805.1|CF192805, gb|CF191683.1|CF191683; HMMPfam hit to Ribosomal_S21e, Ribosomal protein S21e, score: 164.3, E(): 2.5e-46), with translation MENDKGVLVDLYIPRHCSATNRLITAQDHASIQLQIADVDADGKAIRGSATTIAICGRIRAQGDSDDSINRIATKEGLLKNVWSYTR, from the exons ATGG AGAACGACAAGGGTGTCCTCGTTGACCTTTACATCCCCCGACACTGCTCGGCTACCA ACCGTCTTATCACTGCCCAGGACCACGCCTCTATCCAACTCCAAATTGCCGATGTCGACGCTGACGGCAAGGCCATCAGGGGCTCTGCCACCACTATCGCTATCTGCGGTCGTATCAGGGCTCAGGGCGACTCTGACGACTCTATCAACAGGATCGCTACCAAGGAGGGCT TGTTGAAGAACGTCTGGTCTTACACCCGATAA